A region of Pyxidicoccus parkwaysis DNA encodes the following proteins:
- a CDS encoding diguanylate cyclase domain-containing protein has translation MPYPLDDATATALIALNPWVLQRHRDAPVQAAVEVLLQAEQARRGHPDPKTGALQVPALTQGNLLKEEYDLSTHAHHDGWRVGAVIADVQGMIHVNARFGFATGDALLRATAESLSAQYPGAKVVRLHADCFAALLVPTSQLTVSENLDAPTRERLAKDVRRVLPEGTPDADVPAWTVSLLELTVDAPSHWQVLGPLVWAELERTHVMVRTGRASGLQRRRLRLDGFVPAPGTP, from the coding sequence ATGCCCTACCCGCTCGACGACGCCACCGCCACCGCCCTCATCGCCCTGAATCCGTGGGTGCTCCAGCGCCACCGGGACGCGCCCGTTCAGGCCGCCGTGGAGGTGCTCCTCCAGGCCGAGCAGGCCCGCCGTGGCCACCCGGACCCGAAGACGGGTGCGCTCCAGGTGCCGGCCCTCACGCAGGGCAACCTCCTCAAGGAGGAATATGACTTGTCCACGCACGCCCACCATGACGGGTGGCGCGTGGGCGCCGTCATCGCCGACGTGCAGGGGATGATTCACGTCAACGCGCGCTTCGGCTTCGCCACCGGGGACGCGCTGCTGCGCGCCACGGCCGAGTCCCTGTCCGCGCAATACCCGGGGGCCAAGGTGGTGCGCCTGCACGCGGACTGCTTCGCGGCGCTGCTGGTGCCCACGTCGCAGCTCACGGTGAGCGAGAACCTGGACGCGCCCACGCGGGAGCGGCTGGCGAAGGACGTGCGCCGCGTGCTCCCCGAGGGCACGCCTGACGCGGACGTGCCGGCGTGGACGGTGAGCCTGCTGGAGCTGACGGTGGATGCGCCCTCGCACTGGCAGGTGCTGGGGCCGCTCGTCTGGGCCGAGCTGGAGCGCACCCACGTCATGGTGCGCACCGGACGCGCGAGCGGGCTTCAGCGCCGACGCCTGCGACTGGATGGGTTCGTCCCCGCGCCCGGAACACCGTGA
- the rlmM gene encoding 23S rRNA (cytidine(2498)-2'-O)-methyltransferase RlmM, with the protein MPAQTLAARAGHWLWTCRAGFEPHLYEELEWAGAHPRLLGEALVESETVTGLSPAFARAGYRVVVSLTGGTPDAVAEAAAKAVRSLPGGGPWVVQSFTPDTPRGNTLAAPAEAMEAAVRARLPPERLVDDAQRAREAGAVLVGLCMAPDGVTVVGAVPAREALSLAAGGRRRMKRAGESPSRAAMKLEEALDGLAFEPGRGDVCVDLGAAPGGWTQRLVSRGARVVAVDPARLMPELAANKRVQHVQESAFAYAPEEPADWLFCDMAWRPLEVAQLLAKWGRRGWARHLVANIKLPMKDKNPVLLRVRQTLEKEGGWEGLTVRQLYHDRDEVTVTAHRMK; encoded by the coding sequence ATGCCCGCACAGACGCTGGCCGCTCGGGCGGGGCACTGGCTGTGGACCTGCCGCGCCGGCTTCGAGCCCCACCTCTATGAGGAGCTGGAGTGGGCGGGCGCCCATCCCCGCCTGCTGGGCGAGGCCCTGGTGGAGAGCGAGACCGTCACCGGCCTGTCGCCCGCCTTCGCCCGGGCCGGCTACCGGGTGGTGGTGTCGCTGACGGGCGGCACGCCGGACGCGGTGGCCGAGGCGGCGGCGAAGGCCGTGCGCTCACTGCCGGGCGGGGGGCCCTGGGTGGTGCAGTCCTTCACGCCGGACACACCGCGAGGCAACACGCTGGCCGCTCCCGCGGAGGCGATGGAGGCGGCCGTGCGCGCGAGGCTTCCCCCGGAGCGCTTGGTGGACGACGCGCAGCGGGCGCGCGAGGCGGGCGCGGTGCTGGTGGGGCTGTGCATGGCGCCGGACGGAGTGACGGTGGTGGGCGCGGTGCCCGCGCGAGAGGCGCTGTCGCTGGCGGCGGGCGGGCGGCGGCGCATGAAGCGCGCGGGCGAGTCCCCCTCGCGCGCGGCCATGAAGCTGGAGGAGGCGCTGGACGGGCTGGCCTTCGAGCCCGGGCGCGGTGACGTCTGCGTGGATTTGGGCGCGGCGCCGGGCGGGTGGACGCAGCGGCTGGTGTCACGCGGGGCGCGGGTGGTGGCGGTGGACCCGGCGCGGCTGATGCCGGAACTGGCCGCCAACAAGCGCGTCCAGCACGTGCAGGAGAGCGCCTTCGCCTACGCGCCCGAGGAGCCGGCGGACTGGCTCTTCTGCGACATGGCGTGGCGACCGCTGGAGGTGGCGCAACTGCTGGCCAAGTGGGGACGGCGCGGGTGGGCGCGCCACCTGGTGGCCAACATCAAGCTGCCGATGAAGGACAAGAACCCGGTGCTGCTGCGCGTGCGCCAGACGCTGGAGAAGGAGGGAGGCTGGGAGGGCCTCACCGTCCGGCAGCTCTACCATGACCGGGACGAGGTGACGGTGACGGCCCACCGCATGAAGTGA
- a CDS encoding M23 family metallopeptidase translates to MAKKSFTLMVIPDHDAPVKRYTIQRSFLMQVGMGLMLVVGLAAGASVHYFQVAADASENRILREENLTLRSQLKSVRERIEHIGSTLDRVERFDQKLRAITLLSDPQRNLAMGPTEPEAGTTAPATDTQFTQLTSTVSPGALLGKLDKLSAEATRQEQSLQELQAYFQDQKSMLASTPSVWPARGWVTSDFGQRLDPYTADRVMHAGLDIAAPHGKEVYSPSDGTVVFAGLEGGYGNVLVIDHGYGIKTRYGHLSKMLVKAGDHVKRGALIAAVGNTGRSTGPHLHYEVRVNGIPQNPRKFILEE, encoded by the coding sequence GTGGCGAAAAAGTCCTTCACGCTGATGGTGATCCCGGACCACGACGCGCCGGTGAAGCGGTACACCATCCAGAGGTCCTTCCTCATGCAGGTGGGGATGGGGCTGATGTTGGTGGTGGGACTGGCGGCGGGTGCAAGCGTCCACTACTTCCAGGTCGCCGCCGACGCGTCGGAGAACCGCATCCTCCGTGAGGAGAACCTGACGCTCCGCTCGCAGCTCAAGTCGGTGCGCGAGCGCATCGAGCACATCGGCTCCACGTTGGACAGGGTGGAGCGGTTCGACCAGAAGCTGCGCGCGATTACGTTGTTGTCCGACCCGCAGCGCAACCTGGCCATGGGCCCGACGGAGCCCGAGGCGGGCACCACGGCGCCGGCCACGGACACCCAGTTCACCCAGCTGACCTCCACGGTTTCGCCGGGCGCGCTGCTGGGCAAGCTGGACAAGCTGAGCGCGGAGGCCACCCGTCAGGAGCAGAGCCTCCAGGAGCTGCAGGCGTACTTCCAGGACCAGAAGTCGATGCTGGCCTCCACGCCGTCCGTCTGGCCCGCGCGCGGTTGGGTGACGAGCGACTTCGGCCAGCGCCTGGACCCGTACACCGCGGACCGCGTCATGCACGCGGGCCTCGACATCGCGGCGCCGCACGGCAAGGAAGTCTATTCGCCGTCGGATGGCACGGTGGTGTTCGCCGGCCTCGAGGGTGGGTACGGCAACGTGCTCGTCATCGACCACGGGTACGGCATCAAGACGCGCTACGGCCACCTGTCGAAGATGCTGGTGAAGGCGGGTGACCACGTGAAGCGCGGGGCGCTCATCGCGGCGGTGGGCAACACCGGCCGCTCCACCGGCCCGCACCTCCACTACGAGGTCCGCGTCAACGGCATCCCGCAGAACCCGCGCAAGTTCATCCTCGAGGAGTAG